A single region of the Oreochromis niloticus isolate F11D_XX linkage group LG19, O_niloticus_UMD_NMBU, whole genome shotgun sequence genome encodes:
- the tmem229b gene encoding transmembrane protein 229b yields the protein MVTSETPEAPVPLTVLSRWYLYAIHGYFCEVMFTAAWEFVVNCNWKFPGVTSVWALFIYGTCILIVEQMYLKLRGRCPVLLRCIIYTLWTYLWEFGTGLLLRQFNACPWDYSEFRYNFMGLITAEYAVPWFCASFIVERLVIRKTLRLRFHEGPEDGWSNHQSDAGGGRGNGGTVGGGRRRERSRGMGNDSNGYLKAE from the coding sequence ATGGTGACATCGGAAACCCCAGAGGCTCCCGTTCCTCTGACAGTGCTGTCACGCTGGTACCTGTACGCCATCCATGGTTACTTCTGTGAGGTGATGTTTACGGCAGCCTGGGAGTTTGTGGTCAACTGCAACTGGAAGTTCCCTGGCGTGACCAGTGTATGGGCGCTCTTCATCTATGGCACCTGCATCCTCATCGTGGAGCAGATGTACCTAAAGCTGCGCGGCCGCTGCCCCGTGCTGCTGCGCTGCATCATCTACACTTTATGGACCTACCTGTGGGAGTTTGGTACGGGGCTGCTGCTGCGCCAATTCAACGCCTGCCCTTGGGACTACTCTGAGTTCCGCTACAACTTTATGGGACTGATCACGGCTGAGTACGCGGTGCCCTGGTTCTGCGCATCCTTCATTGTGGAGCGCCTCGTCATCCGCAAAACGCTGAGGCTGCGCTTTCACGAAGGGCCCGAGGACGGTTGGTCAAACCATCAATCAGATGCTGGGGGTGGCCGAGGGAATGGAGGGACTGTGGGGGGtgggagaaggagagagaggagcagagggaTGGGAAATGATTCCAATGGCTACCTTAAAGCAGAATGA